The DNA window TATATGAATGGCACTTTTTTGCCCGTCTCTCCCCCGAACCAGAATATGTGTGTATATTCATTACCGGTCCAAAGTTttaggacacctactcattcaagggtttatctttatttttactattttctacattgtagaaaaatagtgaagacttcaaaactaggaaataatacatatggaatcatgtaggaaccaagaaagtgttaaacaaatctaaatatatgtttatgttttagattcttcaaagtagccaccctttgccttgatgccagctttgcacactcttggcattctctcaaccagcttcacctggaattgttttccaacagtcttgaagcattggggtggcagggtagcctagtggttagagcgttggactagtaactgaaagattgcaagttcaaatccccaagctgacaaggtaaaaatctgtcgttctgtccctgaacaagcagttaacccactgttcctaggccgtcattgaaaataagactttgttcttaactgacttgcctagttaaataaaggtaaaataaaaaatgtaaaaaaggagttcccacatatgcttagcacttgttggcagcttttccttcactctgcggtccgactcatcccaaactatctcaaattgattgaggtcgggggattgtggaatccaggtcatatgatgcagcactccatcactctccttcttgggcaaatagcccttacacagtgttttgggtcattgtcctgttaaaaaacaaatgatactcccactaagtgcaaatcagatgggatggcatattgctgcagaatgctatggtagccatcttggttaagtgtgccttgaattctaaattaatccGTGTCTCCCCCACACCGCACCCCCACACCgtcacaactcctcctccatgcttcacagtgggaactacacatgcggagatcatccgttcacctactctgcgtctcacaaagacacggtggttggaaccaaaactctcaaatttggactcatcagaccaaaggacagatttccaacagtctaatggtcattgctcgtgtttcttgtcccaagcaagtctcttcttcttattggtgtcctttttagtagttatttctttgcagcaatttgaccatgaaggcctgattgacagtctcttctgaacagttgatgttgagatgtgtccgttacttgaactctgaagcatttatttggaatgcaatctgagatgcagttaactctaataaacttatcctctgcagcggaTGTAACTCTGGAGGTAACTCATAGCGCTTggcggtttttgcgactgcacttgaagaaactttcaaagttcttgaatttttccggattgactgaccttcatttcttaaaAGTTATGATTGACTGTtgtttctatttgcttatttgacttggtcttctaccaaatatggctatcttctgtataccttgtcacaaaattccacaatttaacttttaacaaaaCACGCctgtttaattgaaatgcattccaggtgactacctcattaagctagttgagagaatgccaagagtgtgcaaagctgtcaagacaaagggtgactactttgaagaatctaaaacaaaatatatttgtatttgtttttttggttactacaaaaAAAATTcagttttcactattattctacaatgtagaaaatagtaaataataaaaacccttgaatgagtaggtgtgtcaacttttgactggtactgtatatatttttgtgtgttatttggaGTATATTAACCATGGCTGTCCAGTTAACATATTCACAAGACATATCAGATGGTTGATTGTCTAGGTTGAGTTAACTGGGATAAATgccatgatgtgtgtgtctgagagagaattGTAAAGCTATTGTGAATTCAAGACAGTTGGTTTCTTGTGACGTGGGGATATGATATGGTCTAATGGGCATAAAACCAGTGGTGGTGATGAGACAGGAGTTAAATATATTAAAGAACAGTGATATACTGTTAATGACCTATATTTTCCAGCATGTGGCAGTAGTTCTAGTGTCCTATGAGGACAAATGCTCATGTGATTCATACCAAAGTGTAAAAGGATGTTTTCTCACACTTAAGCATATTGCACACGTTAACAGGTTGCAGACCAATTCCTGTTGAGGGAGAAGATTTGAGGACAATCTCCTGTAAAGCCTGTCCCTATAAACACATTACATTTGGGAAACATGAAATATCAATGATCTGCACTGTGTCATGACACAGTTACTTCTGCGAGGTGGAGATGGTTGATGGATGGATCATGGGACATGGCCTTACTTCCAGTGGAAATAAGAACATGCATTCTCATTGACTGACCTACTTTACCATGGGCCTGTAGCACCAACATGGAGTGTTTTGACACTAAAGTGATGTTCTTGTGGCCTGGTGGGCTTATGACATTTTTATCATGGTGTCCTTTATTAACAGCAGGTTTTACATCCGTTGACAAAACTAACTGCTGTTttgtcattaaagcctgtctttACTTTGTGATGGAAAGACTTAAGGCAAGAGAAAAGTGATTCTAAATCACTTTGTGTGAATATAAATGCAAAAGTATTGCTAGAAGGATGTTTAGAAATGAATGCCGCTATGCATCTTTTATATTGATATCAGCAGAATTTTTCTAATCAATTACGTTCTTAGTGTTATAAATATTTGACTTGACACTTGTTCCAATCAATGTTGCGTGTGCACTATATTTTTTTATGAAAATACGAACAACTTTATTTTAGCTTTGGAATAGATTATTAGTCTATCTGCAGAGACAGAAATTCCTCAACACAAATGAGTAAGTCTGATATCAGAAGAGTTGAGAAAAAATCTTAGCAATATCATTAAAATTATTCAATATTTTATGCAACACTTGTACTTGATTTATTCTCATAGAATAAGATTAAACATTCATAAACACATTCTCATGATTGAGGCATAATGTAACAGTAGAAAACACCTCAAACTATAAGTGCTTCTAATACTAAAAGTAGAACAAGCTGAAATTCACAAATACATATGAGGTATCTTATCTTTAAAGATTCACTCACAACAGAGGTTCTACAGAGAGAAGTCTAGTTTTGTACTTGAGAATCAAGATAATATTTAATTTGGCTCACTACACAGATTGTGATAAGCTTTCTTCTAAACTAGAATGAGTCACCAAAGCCCTGGGTGGAAGTTGTAGAAATGTAGGTTTTTAAATAATGTTGGTGGAGTTGTAATCTTGTTACAGACTTCAAACACTTTGTGTTGCCACAATGGGGCGCTTAATGTCTAAGGACTGCTGTTGTATTTCAGTAAGGCCTTATGTATGAGAGTCACTGCAATATCATTTGTTTTACAATGCAGAAGTCCCACAGAGTCATGGAAGAGAACATGAACTTTCTCTACTACGTTGTTGTAGTGAGATGCAGATCTCTGCTCTGTGACAAAGTAGCGATCAAAGGTATGGTGCATCACCACTAGAATGGCATCTGTGTTACCTGTTGAGACAAAATGATGCAAGCTTTAGAAAAGTACTTCCACCCAAAAAATCATCCTGTTGAGTAAAATGAAATCCCATGATAAAAGTAGTATTGACAAGTTCCTACCTGGAACTTGGCTCATGGCAGCCTCAATGTCAGTTCCCACACGAGATACAACAGGACAGAAGACCATTATGACTTGGCAGTCCTCTACACTGGTCTCCTTTCGTTTAAGTCCCAGATCCTCCACTTGTTTCATGAGTGCAAGGTGAGCGTTCAGGGTTTTTCCACACACTTGGGAATAGACTTTAACTTCTTGAAACAAAACATAATTAAATGAcaacactacatacagtatatccccAAGATGTTGCAAACAAAAGCAAAGTGGTGGATTTCCATTGCAGACATTTCACACTAGAAAGCTCATCACACATCAGCTATCAGAGTGGAGAGGTAAGGAGGGATTTATGCCAATTAGATTGACTGACAGGAAATGCATGAACAAATTGTTTTCGATTAGTACAAAGCATATCTCAAGAATCTCACCCGGCAAATGTTTTGTTACAGATCTGCTGAAAAAATTCCAACTTCCAGGTTCTTTTCCTTCCTTTTCTTTTGGGGCCTGGATGTTACCAGGTACTGATGAGGAACTATCTGAAAGTAGCAATTGAAATCAAATTCTCAACACATTGTTTCCAATTCCTTAAAGGGGCTATCTGTGATTGATACATCAATTTTTGACTTATAAATGAATTATATTTTAAAGGATTTAATGACATTGAACAGTGTTTAGGCTTTGATAATGGCCTTTGTAGGATGTTGCAGATGGCTCAATATCAGCTGCTCCTGAAGTGTATGGAGAGCATGATTTTGAGGTCTCCAGTTTGCCTCACGACCTGAACTGCACACTACCAGTGGTACTTGGAGGAGCATATGTTATTCCAGCTGCTCCTGAAGTATGAGGTGGGGGTTTTGCCACTTACCACTGGTGGGTAGATCTGTTCTTGGTCGTTTGGGGTCTACAGCACCTAAGGCTGAGGACAACAAAGTACTATGAATTCAAGTCCAGTGTTTTTGCAGCACATTGTTGTGAGTCTGTGCAAGTCATTGTGGTTGGCTTTGCCAGCTGTAAAAGGGTTTAACATTATAGAATTCTTATGTTTTGAGAAAAACATGCCATGTTTAAGGTTGAGTTACCTGGTCGTTCTGAAGCGCCTTCAACAGATTGCTTATGTACTGGAAATAATGTACATTTCGGCTGTTAACAGAGTAATTTTAGGCTAAGAAAAGACTGTGTTCGAGCTCCATTAAAGTCCCAATAGTGAATGTCTTGAATGTTTAATTTCTCAACATGTTGTATACCATTATCTATGTCTTTTGATTCATGAGGGATGAGACCCACTGTTCTGCAACCAACACAGACAGCAGTTATGTAATTTACCTGCAACATTGGATAGCTGGTTTCCTGCTGTAGCAGAGTCAGCTGATGGGAACACAACATTGCCCTCAGCCTCCATGGGCTCTTCTTTATTGTAGCTCTCAAGCAGTTCAATGTGTTCCTGAATGAAGTGCACGGCTTTGGCCAGCTGCTTCTTCAAATCTTTAAGAATAGGGACGTAGCCATGTAACACTCCCTCAGGAACAAGTGCATCTGCAAGGAGAAAGTGACCAGTGCATACAATTACAACCAAAGAGACACCACAAATGTATTGGGTGACAGCTATGCTGAAAGTCCTTGAAAAGGGACTTACTCTTCATGACAACAGCTAGAAGGAATTTCCTAATCTCGTTAAGAATGAAATCGATAGGTTTATCTGTGTCCTAAGAAACAGAAATAACAGAAAACATGGGATTAGTACATACAATGGAAATGTACAATGAATCAAAAACCTTCATTCTATTAACTATACTGAATGATCCCACAAAGTGGTACAGTAACCATAGAAGCTTTTGGGACTATACCAACCTGTTTAGATTGGGTTAGAAGTTCACTGATCTTCTTCCTAAGTTTGAAATGCTCAAGGCCTGGCAGAAGTTCGTTCAGATCATCTCTTGTTAACTCTTGAATATCAATGTCCTCTTTAATTCTAGCTCCTGAAAACAAATATGATGTTATTAGGAGGACAGTTAACAACAACTGCATAAAGCTCAGGGAGATAACTTACTTGCAAGGGCAGATGCTGCAACTGGTGAGAGGCCCCTGATTTGCTCTTCCAAACTCATTGTCCTTGCCTAAGAGGAAGAGATTGATAGGCTATTTATTACTGTTCACAGGCTTATACAGCTGCTAACTGTATCATTTAATTGTAGTTACCTGAAACATATTTGTATTGTCACACTGATGCTGCTGTAAGGAAACAGGATTTGATCCCCTCTGCTCTGACCACCTCCCTCTGCTCTGACCTGTCATTCGTATTTTGACCAAGTGGCAAAGTCTGAAATGAGACGACATACCTCTAGGTTTTCCTGCTCAGGGGCATCACTGGCTTCTTCTTCTCTGATTAGTTCCCAGACCTCATCATTCTGCACCAGAGTTCAAatacacagtacacatacaggtCAGTGTGCATGAGGAGTATTACAACTACGTGTTATTTCCCTAGACGTTACTAATCTCAACTCAAGCTCACTTTTTCCCATTTGTATTAATTGGGGACACAATGTTCCTCTTTATCTAAATTATCATTTTGAATAAAGGTGAACTACCTTTGGCTGTATTTTTGTCCTGTCCAGAATCTTTAGAATTGCTTCTTCATTGCGAGGACACTCCAGTAGTCCCTGGTTCTCATGGAAGAGACAGTCCACTGTGAGTATTTCATCACCTCTGGTCACTAGTCTGCTACTGTTAGGTACAGTGTAGTCTGGATCTAAGGTGTGATGCAGCACTACCAGGATGACAGGTTTACCAGCTGTCAAGAGAAAGGGGATAACAGTAACAATAATCACGTAAACATACCTGATTAATGAATCATTAACGTTTTGACAATGTTCTTCATGGATATTGATTACCTGGAATCTGCTCCAGTGCTGCTTCAATATCAGTCCCAGCACGAGAGACAATGGGACAGAAAGCCAGGATGACATCACTCTCCTCTAGTGACGTCACTACAGTTAAACCTTTTGTAGTGAGACAGCGATTGATTTCCTCATGAGTCGGCAGAGTATTCCCAGTCAGAATGGTGAAGAATGTCGCCGTCCTCCACTCTAGAATAATAAACGTGATTAAATATAGGGTTAAGCAACTGTGACACCTCAGTTACTACATTAGCATATTCAAACAGCTAGCCTGGTCCATAAATGGCAGTGTTGTAAGGCGAACTTAAATTGTACTGTAGAAGTCACAGCTACAATAAAGACATCTAACTAGCCTGTTTGAATCCCTTATTGTGCCCTTACAGGTAATGTCCACTAACATGGATGTGCACTGACAACATGACGGAGCCCattcattttctttttttcttttttttcacccctttttctccccaatttcgtggtatcgaACTGttttcatcgctacaactcccgtacgggctcgggagagacgaaggtgcgtctccgatacacaacccaaccagccgtactgcttcttaacacagcgggcatccaacccggaagccagccgcaccaatgtgtcagaggaaacaccgtgcacctggcaaccttggttagcgcgcactgcgcccggcccgctccaggagtcgctggtgcgcgatgagacaaggacatccctaccgaccaagccctccctaacccggacgacgctaggccaattgtgcatcgcccacggacctcccggttgcggccggttacgacagagcctgggcgcgaacccagggactctgatggcacagctggcgctgcagcacccttaaccactgcgccacccgggaggcgccCATTCATTTTCAACGAAAGGAAAGTGGATCTCGCCAAAATGAGCACGGATAGATAAGTTTGGCGAACAGAGCGATGCAAAAAGTTGGAGATAACGGAACTCTTTGTTAATTCCTGGTGATATTGCGGTGAAATTGACCAATTGGGGACACTAATTCTACTGATGCACAAATGTTTAGCACCACAACAGCGCAAACTACAGGAATATAGAGCTCGCCCGCTTGAAGTCCTAAAATACTGAATtgagttacctctggttcgttcagccattcctaaCAGGTCAATTaatggggaaagaatagggttttgggataaacgCCATAAACAaagtctgaggttaacacaggcttaggagatcttttGTATAAATGTAGAAGATCTCCTgggcctgtgtttaccacagaccttatttcagcttttattcaaAATGCCTACAAAAAAACTCAATTTATTTCCCAATAAGCTTTGTCCAACGAACGATGGCGGAGTTAAtgcctacaaaaagacgccattacgATTGCTCTCTATACCGGCGACAACCAtttagcaccatggacagcaccaCGACCATTGAAAACTGATAGCTAGTCGACCTAACCTTTTCAGACACTTCCTTTTTGCCAAGATGCCCATTGTTCCCCTTCCCTTGAAATGTAGATGTGTTAAATAAATATAAGATTATTGCAATAGCCTACTGCTCTCAGACTCTTTGATATCCTACAACAGGTGGTTACCACAAGTTAATTGGGACCCAGATCATGTAAATCTTTGCTTACTTGTAAGGGCACATGCTGCATCTGGTGAGAGGCTCCTGTTTGGCTTTTCCAAACTCATTGTCCTTGCCTAGGAGGAAGAGAATTATAGACTATTTATTAGTACAAAACATTGTTCACAGGCTTACACAGCTGCTAACTGTATAATTTCATTGTAGTTACCTGACTCATACTTGTCACACTGATGCTGCTGTAGGGAAACAGGATTTGCTGTCCTCTGCTCTGATCTTGAAAAGATAACAGATTCAGGACGGTAGGCCTATTCTGATACAATGTTACAACACTTTCAGATAGAAAATACATTGTGCCCAGAGAATACATTTTCCTTGCTGTTCCTTGCTGTAAAAGGTACATTTATCAACATTTTTCATAATTCAATAAGCCTGGGCAATCAAATAACAAATTCACTGATTAGGGCAAGGTAAGAGTAATTAGGCCACGAGTGGATGCAAAAATTACAAATATAATCTCACCCGCTGCTGTTTATCAACCTTTATTACGCTGCCAGGTAAGACCCACAGAGAAACAGTCACTGTTTAGATGAGTGTTGACTGAGTGGGACGTCAAATACTGACACTGCAGAGACACAAAGGATTGCCTGTTACTGAAACACTTAATGACATAGATTGTGGCATCATTTCCCTCCTATACTAGCTTTAACGACGAGAAGGAAGAAACAAAAGTTAAATACCAGCTTAAAATAGTGCTTTTGGTTGGTCGTGACAGACAACCACTACGCAGATGCACACCAGGTATCACGGTCACAAGGCATATGAATTAACAGTAGTGGTGTGTGGATAAGtccactggggaagccaagccaccCCCCTCACCAGAAAAGCCATATTACATCCTACACTGTATGTgctgtgataattgcgttgtttgctgttaattcatatgccttgcgagcgtgatatataggcctaaaggccgagacaataagaagacacagtggcagaatacattAACAAAACCTTTATCACAAAACAGCAACCTCTGACTGGGGAAATCCATGACGCACATTGCATGTAACAGACCTGCAGAcctacatgacctacagcatggttaaGGAAGTCAATGTTTCTAACATTTTCAGACCAATAAACAACTGTTGATTTaaaaccacagagagttaccgcaagtcagaaagaaaacaggagatgcctccactattccagcaccatttcaactcaACTTCAACCTcgtcaaatcacctctgcttagtctaatacagtgacaactgaaTGATACCCAAAACAATTAagtccaatcaacataagctaaatatgatgtggctgtccatggttctgatttttgtttgcgtgtgtgtgtgcgtgcgccttCGTGAAAGTAGAAACACATGCTGACTCACCCAACTCGTAGAGAAATGTTTGGATCAGAATCACTCTtaaaatcattggccagtacggagaattaagtaaaaccacacgTCCAAATCCCTAtatccatccatggctaatttaggaaagagctcattttagctagctagccacaggtggacaacaacacaaagagatgcaacaattcaagttgttccTGTTAATGACGTATGCTCTCAAAGCGATTTGATAGGAGAGACgccaaatccaagctggcttcccttTAGACTTAGATTTTttcgccaggaccattcacagttgaactcactcagtttagctcaacgctgattagTACATTTTTGTTTCGCTCTCTCTTATACTTTCTCTAGTGAGATACATTCACCCTCTTGCgaatctacaagaccctgctaggtaaagtccccccttatctcagctcgctggtcaccatagcatctcccacctgtagcacacgctccagcaggtatatctctctagtcacccccaaaaccaattctttctttggccgcctctccttccagttctctgctgccaatgactggaacgaactacaaaaatctctgaaactggaaacacttatctccctcactagctttaagcaccaactgtcagagcagctcacagattactgcacctgtacatagcccacctataatttagcccaaacaactacctctttccctactgtatttaatttatttatttattttgctcctttacaccccattatttttatttctactttgcacattcttccactgcaaatctaccattccagtgtttaacttgctatattgtatttactttgccaccatggcctttttttgcctttacctcccttatctcacctcatttgctcacatcgtatataggcttgtttatactgtattattgactgtatgtttgttttactccatgtgtaactctgtgtcgttgtatgtgtcgaactgctttgttttatcttggccaggtcgcaattgtaaatgagaacttgttctcaacttgcctacctggttaaataaaggtgaaattttaaaaattaaaaaaaatacaattaaaggaaaattatgaaacacagatctgaaaaatatctatatatatttttacccccATTTAGTGATATGCGATCTTGTCTCATTACTGCAACTCCCAAACAGGTTcgggaggtgaaggtcgagtaatgcgtcctccgaaacatgacccgccaaaccgcgcttcttaacacccgcccgcttaacccggaagccagctgcaccaatgtgtgggAGGAAGCACCATTCAACAGACAatcgaagtcagcctgcaggtgcccggcccaccacaaggagtcgctagagcacaatgagccaagtaaagccaccccggccaaaccctcccctaacctgaacgacgctgggccaattgtgcgccaccctatgggactccctgtcacggccggttgtgacacagcctgggatcgaacccgcatctgtagtgacgcctcaaatACTGcttcccagtgattttacccacacaaaGGTGACAACCAAAACCTAAGAGGTCTTCAGCAGGTTGGGTGCCACCGGCAGCAATGACTTGAGTCTGCGCGACATCAGACGCTGTGCGTGTCTACTGTCCATCCCCTCCGTGGCGTGTTGCACCACTGCAGTATAGCTGACCATACATCCATAATGTCTAGCTTTGCCCTCTTGCATAAGTCTTTCACTCTCTTAGCAGCTGGCTCTGCCTCATagcccccctcctccccactttGCAGA is part of the Oncorhynchus tshawytscha isolate Ot180627B linkage group LG18, Otsh_v2.0, whole genome shotgun sequence genome and encodes:
- the LOC112217640 gene encoding uncharacterized protein LOC112217640 isoform X3 gives rise to the protein MSQARTMSLEKPNRSLSPDAACALTKWRTATFFTILTGNTLPTHEEINRCLTTKGLTVVTSLEESDVILAFCPIVSRAGTDIEAALEQIPVLHHTLDPDYTVPNSSRLVTRGDEILTVDCLFHENQGLLECPRNEEAILKILDRTKIQPKNDEVWELIREEEASDAPEQENLEARTMSLEEQIRGLSPVAASALARARIKEDIDIQELTRDDLNELLPGLEHFKLRKKISELLTQSKQDTDKPIDFILNEIRKFLLAVVMKNALVPEGVLHGYVPILKDLKKQLAKAVHFIQEHIELLESYNKEEPMEAEGNVVFPSADSATAGNQLSNVAVHKQSVEGASERPALGAVDPKRPRTDLPTSDSSSSVPGNIQAPKEKEGKEPGSWNFFSRSVTKHLPEVKVYSQVCGKTLNAHLALMKQVEDLGLKRKETSVEDCQVIMVFCPVVSRVGTDIEAAMSQVPGNTDAILVVMHHTFDRYFVTEQRSASHYNNVVEKVHVLFHDSVGLLHCKTNDIAVTLIHKALLKYNSSP
- the LOC112217640 gene encoding uncharacterized protein LOC112217640 isoform X2; protein product: MSQARTMSLEKPNRSLSPDAACALTKWRTATFFTILTGNTLPTHEEINRCLTTKGLTVVTSLEESDVILAFCPIVSRAGTDIEAALEQIPAGKPVILVVLHHTLDPDYTVPNSSRLVTRGDEILTVDCLFHENQGLLECPRNEEAILKILDRTKIQPKNDEVWELIREEEASDAPEQENLEARTMSLEEQIRGLSPVAASALARARIKEDIDIQELTRDDLNELLPGLEHFKLRKKISELLTQSKQDTDKPIDFILNEIRKFLLAVVMKNALVPEGVLHGYVPILKDLKKQLAKAVHFIQEHIELLESYNKEEPMEAEGNVVFPSADSATAGNQLSNVAVHKQSVEGASERPALGAVDPKRPRTDLPTSDSSSSVPGNIQAPKEKEGKEPGSWNFFSRSVTKHLPVKVYSQVCGKTLNAHLALMKQVEDLGLKRKETSVEDCQVIMVFCPVVSRVGTDIEAAMSQVPGNTDAILVVMHHTFDRYFVTEQRSASHYNNVVEKVHVLFHDSVGLLHCKTNDIAVTLIHKALLKYNSSP
- the LOC112217640 gene encoding uncharacterized protein LOC112217640 isoform X1, whose protein sequence is MSQARTMSLEKPNRSLSPDAACALTKWRTATFFTILTGNTLPTHEEINRCLTTKGLTVVTSLEESDVILAFCPIVSRAGTDIEAALEQIPAGKPVILVVLHHTLDPDYTVPNSSRLVTRGDEILTVDCLFHENQGLLECPRNEEAILKILDRTKIQPKNDEVWELIREEEASDAPEQENLEARTMSLEEQIRGLSPVAASALARARIKEDIDIQELTRDDLNELLPGLEHFKLRKKISELLTQSKQDTDKPIDFILNEIRKFLLAVVMKNALVPEGVLHGYVPILKDLKKQLAKAVHFIQEHIELLESYNKEEPMEAEGNVVFPSADSATAGNQLSNVAVHKQSVEGASERPALGAVDPKRPRTDLPTSDSSSSVPGNIQAPKEKEGKEPGSWNFFSRSVTKHLPEVKVYSQVCGKTLNAHLALMKQVEDLGLKRKETSVEDCQVIMVFCPVVSRVGTDIEAAMSQVPGNTDAILVVMHHTFDRYFVTEQRSASHYNNVVEKVHVLFHDSVGLLHCKTNDIAVTLIHKALLKYNSSP
- the LOC112217640 gene encoding uncharacterized protein LOC112217640 isoform X4 is translated as MSQARTMSLEKPNRSLSPDAACALTKWRTATFFTILTGNTLPTHEEINRCLTTKGLTVVTSLEESDVILAFCPIVSRAGTDIEAALEQIPAGKPVILVVLHHTLDPDYTVPNSSRLVTRGDEILTVDCLFHENQGLLECPRNEEAILKILDRTKIQPKNDEVWELIREEEASDAPEQENLEARTMSLEEQIRGLSPVAASALARARIKEDIDIQELTRDDLNELLPGLEHFKLRKKISELLTQSKQDTDKPIDFILNEIRKFLLAVVMKNALVPEGVLHGYVPILKDLKKQLAKAVHFIQEHIELLESYNKEEPMEAEGNVVFPSADSATAGNQLSNVAALGAVDPKRPRTDLPTSDSSSSVPGNIQAPKEKEGKEPGSWNFFSRSVTKHLPEVKVYSQVCGKTLNAHLALMKQVEDLGLKRKETSVEDCQVIMVFCPVVSRVGTDIEAAMSQVPGNTDAILVVMHHTFDRYFVTEQRSASHYNNVVEKVHVLFHDSVGLLHCKTNDIAVTLIHKALLKYNSSP